A stretch of Acipenser ruthenus chromosome 1, fAciRut3.2 maternal haplotype, whole genome shotgun sequence DNA encodes these proteins:
- the rnf103 gene encoding E3 ubiquitin-protein ligase RNF103 isoform X3 — MGLFGKSQERPPKDLVNEWSSKIRKEMRMVDRQIRDIQREEEKVKRSVKDAAKKGQRDVCVILAKEVVQSRRAVNKLYASKAQMNSVLLSMKNQLSVLRIAGTLQKSTEVMKAMHNLVKIPEIQATMRELSKEMMKAGIIEEMLEDTFEGMEDQDEMEEEAEMEVDKILYEITAGALGKAPSKVTDALPEMEPVGATAASEDEAEEDIEEMQSRLAALRS, encoded by the exons ATGGGACTGTTCGGGAAATCACAAGAGAGACCTCCGAAAGATCTG GTTAATGAATGGTCTTCCAAGATACGAAAAGAGATGCGAATGGTCGACAGGCAAATCAGAG ACATCCAGAGGGAAGAAGAGAAAGTGAAGCGTTCGGTTAAAGATGCTGCCAAGAAGGGCCAGAGGGACGTGTGCGTTATACTAGCAAAGGAGGTTGTTCAGTCGAGAAGGGCCGTTAACAAACTGTATGCTTCCAAAGCTCAGATGAACTCTGTGCTGCTCAGCATGAAGAACCAGCTCT CTGTTCTGAGAATAGCGGGGACCTTGCAGAAGAGCACAGAGGTCATGAAAGCCATGCATAACCTGGTGAAGATCCCTGAGATCCAGGCCACCATGAGGGAGCTCTCCAAAGAAATGATGAAG GCCGGTATCATTGAGGAAATGCTGGAAGATACATTTGAAGGAATGGAGGATCAGGATGAAATGGAGGAAGAAGCAGAGATGGAGGTGGACAAGATTCTGTATGAGATTACTGCAG GTGCCCTCGGTAAAGCCCCCAGCAAAGTCACGGACGCCCTCCCAGAAATGGAGCCTGTCGGCGCCACAGCAGCATCAGAGGACGAGGCAGAGGAAGATATCGAGGAAATGCAGTCCAGACTGGCAGCTCTACGCAGCTAA